The following proteins come from a genomic window of Streptomyces sp. NBC_01716:
- a CDS encoding sensor histidine kinase — protein MDTDVAPWLGWWPQAWRLAAAAAVGIPVWLATGVLLKWQAAGTGSWFLIGDPLVALGCLTVLVWRRRFPLAVAMTVAIASTASALATGAALVALGSVSTRRRPVEIGVVGLAYVTASQFAVGLYPVQGPSPPGPWWVQLVFSALTAGIAAAVGTAIGARRVEVRSLRDRAESAEREQTARAAQARALERNRIAREMHDVLAHRISLVAMQAGVLDHRGDLTAEENRVLVRSIADGSHQALEELRDVLGVLRADPTRPEPPQPSLDRIPELAADARASGLDVTLTTSMTTDPPDVVGRTCYRIVQEGLTNAAKHAPGARIHITLEGTEGDKLEVSVRNSPALTKNVRPPASGFGLLGLGERITLAGGTLDHHRTRDNGYVLTARLPWPNPTHEKRT, from the coding sequence GTGGACACGGACGTCGCACCATGGCTCGGGTGGTGGCCGCAGGCCTGGCGGCTGGCAGCGGCCGCGGCAGTGGGCATACCGGTCTGGCTCGCCACCGGTGTGCTGCTGAAGTGGCAGGCGGCCGGTACGGGCTCCTGGTTCCTGATCGGTGATCCGCTGGTGGCGCTCGGCTGCTTGACGGTGCTCGTGTGGCGGCGGCGGTTCCCGCTCGCCGTCGCCATGACGGTCGCGATCGCGTCGACCGCGTCGGCACTCGCCACCGGCGCCGCGCTCGTGGCACTGGGTTCGGTCTCCACCCGTCGCCGTCCGGTGGAGATCGGGGTCGTCGGGCTGGCCTACGTGACCGCGTCACAGTTCGCCGTCGGGCTCTACCCGGTCCAGGGCCCGAGCCCGCCCGGCCCGTGGTGGGTCCAGCTCGTGTTCTCGGCGCTGACCGCGGGCATCGCGGCGGCCGTGGGCACGGCCATCGGCGCGCGGCGTGTCGAAGTGCGGTCCCTGCGGGACCGGGCGGAGAGTGCGGAACGGGAACAGACCGCGCGAGCGGCGCAGGCACGGGCCCTGGAACGCAACCGGATCGCGCGCGAGATGCACGACGTGCTCGCGCACCGGATCTCCCTGGTCGCCATGCAGGCCGGGGTGCTGGACCACCGCGGCGACCTCACAGCCGAGGAGAACCGCGTGCTGGTCCGCTCCATCGCCGACGGCTCCCATCAAGCCCTGGAGGAACTACGGGATGTCCTCGGTGTGCTCCGGGCCGACCCGACCCGCCCGGAACCACCACAGCCCTCCCTCGACCGCATCCCCGAACTGGCGGCCGACGCCCGCGCATCCGGACTGGACGTCACACTCACCACCAGCATGACGACAGATCCGCCCGACGTCGTAGGGCGAACCTGCTACCGGATCGTCCAAGAAGGACTGACCAACGCCGCCAAACACGCCCCGGGCGCACGCATACATATCACCCTCGAAGGGACGGAAGGCGACAAATTGGAGGTCAGTGTCCGCAACTCCCCAGCCCTCACAAAAAACGTGCGACCGCCGGCGTCGGGATTTGGCCTGCTCGGCCTCGGCGAACGAATCACCCTCGCCGGCGGAACACTCGACCATCACCGCACACGCGACAACGGATACGTCCTCACCGCACGACTACCCTGGCCGAACCCCACCCACGAAAAGAGAACATGA
- a CDS encoding alpha/beta hydrolase yields MRRTLSLALAATAVAVTAIPGVSLATTPDTVRWGPCPEGIASPRLECSTLEVPLDYRDPDGRQIEIAISRLASENPSQRRGVLLTNPGGPGGTGLDYPALLAGSGLPQKVLDSYDVIGFDPRGVGRSTPVTCDLTPEQQARRNFPPYAHTAADVAREARYARTVAEQCATSRTAWMLPHTTTANTARDMDRIRAALGERKLSYLGHSYGTYLGAVYTTMFPKRGDRVVLDSNLGPGGYDVTAMRLFARGMEDRFPDFAAFAAARPEYGLGTTPDQVTAKFFDLAKRLEAKPVQGIDGTLFRGLTFEYLYSDATMPLLAVTWQALEKGRPLPPTLPLPENIENSMASRFSVICSDTRWPGTVQDYQRDVAVDRLKYPMLGGSTASIGPCAFWPDKQVEPPVRIGDRGPSNVLMVQNERDPGTPLAGAQKLRNAFGKRATMVTADQGGHGVYPFGPNTCANDAVTAFLTTGQRPPQDLACAAEPSE; encoded by the coding sequence ATGCGCAGAACCCTCTCCCTCGCCCTTGCCGCCACCGCGGTGGCGGTGACCGCGATTCCGGGAGTGTCGTTGGCGACGACGCCGGACACCGTGCGGTGGGGCCCGTGCCCGGAGGGCATCGCCTCACCCCGTCTCGAGTGCTCGACGCTCGAAGTCCCCCTGGACTACCGGGATCCCGACGGCCGGCAGATCGAGATCGCGATCTCGCGACTGGCGAGTGAGAACCCCTCGCAGCGCCGTGGCGTGCTGCTGACCAATCCAGGCGGCCCCGGCGGTACGGGACTCGACTACCCGGCCCTTCTCGCCGGCTCAGGGCTGCCCCAGAAGGTGCTGGACTCCTACGACGTGATCGGCTTCGACCCGCGCGGCGTCGGCCGCAGCACGCCGGTGACCTGCGATCTGACGCCGGAACAGCAGGCACGCCGCAACTTCCCGCCGTACGCGCACACCGCGGCCGATGTCGCGCGGGAGGCGAGGTACGCGCGGACCGTCGCCGAGCAGTGCGCCACCTCGCGGACGGCCTGGATGCTGCCGCACACCACCACCGCGAACACCGCGCGCGACATGGACCGGATCCGGGCGGCGCTGGGCGAGCGGAAGCTCTCGTACCTCGGTCATTCGTACGGCACCTACCTCGGTGCGGTGTACACGACGATGTTCCCCAAGCGCGGCGACCGGGTCGTGCTCGACAGCAACCTGGGCCCGGGCGGTTACGACGTCACGGCCATGCGGTTGTTCGCCCGTGGAATGGAGGACCGGTTCCCGGACTTCGCGGCGTTCGCGGCCGCGCGTCCCGAGTACGGTCTGGGCACCACGCCGGATCAGGTGACCGCGAAGTTCTTCGATCTCGCGAAGCGGTTGGAGGCGAAGCCGGTCCAGGGCATTGACGGGACGTTGTTCCGCGGGCTCACGTTCGAGTACCTCTACAGCGATGCGACCATGCCCCTGCTGGCCGTCACCTGGCAAGCGCTCGAGAAGGGCCGGCCTCTGCCGCCCACACTGCCGTTGCCGGAGAACATAGAGAACAGCATGGCCTCCCGCTTTTCAGTGATATGCAGTGATACGCGCTGGCCGGGGACGGTTCAGGACTATCAGCGCGACGTCGCGGTCGACCGGCTGAAGTACCCGATGCTGGGCGGGTCCACGGCCAGCATCGGACCATGCGCGTTCTGGCCGGACAAGCAGGTCGAACCGCCGGTGCGCATCGGTGACCGGGGCCCGTCGAACGTGCTCATGGTGCAGAACGAACGCGACCCGGGGACACCGCTGGCCGGCGCCCAGAAACTGCGGAACGCGTTCGGGAAGCGGGCCACGATGGTAACGGCCGACCAGGGCGGGCACGGCGTCTATCCGTTCGGCCCCAACACGTGCGCGAACGACGCGGTGACGGCATTCCTGACCACTGGGCAACGCCCGCCGCAGGACCTCGCCTGCGCGGCGGAGCCGAGCGAGTAA
- a CDS encoding dynamin family protein, whose protein sequence is MDVRPQLIDALSALRDRVAAVRLPLPLDGTPRARQTREELLAQLDDYLVPRLRDPEAPLLAVVGGSTGAGKSTLVNSLVGRRVSEAGVLRPTTRTPVLVCHPDDCHWFDGVRVLPQLTRVWMTQQEEDGAAGAWSGDDENALRIDTSVALPRGLALLDVPDIDSLVVRNRVLAAELICAADVWVMVTTASRYADAVPWHLLRTAKEYDASLVTVLDRVPHQVIDEVSRQYAALLTKAGLGDVPRFTIPELPESAGGGSGLLPTTAVAPLLTWLTHRVRDPAARQQAVVRTAAGVIGSLNVRMPELAGAVAAQYAAAVRLTGAVEEAYATERERVRKRLKAGAVLAGDARTRWRGYPRDSSARELLDSLVESLAALLQCAVAAADEQVTDAWRREPAAAAVLTSGPDREVSERIGMAVRRWRRVLEELAEEEVRLLERSAAPDPETVAALLGAVLLGGHRTRVAGERLAERIGAQGALRLRDKGGDLVATYIDDVLHGERDRRLAPLDALEVAPEPQSELIAALSVLQKEM, encoded by the coding sequence TTGGACGTACGGCCTCAGCTGATCGACGCACTTTCCGCGCTGCGCGACCGTGTCGCCGCCGTGCGTCTTCCACTCCCCCTCGACGGGACCCCGCGCGCCCGCCAGACCCGGGAGGAGCTGCTCGCACAGCTCGACGACTATCTGGTGCCACGGCTTCGGGACCCGGAGGCGCCGCTGCTCGCCGTGGTGGGGGGCTCGACCGGGGCCGGGAAGTCGACCCTCGTCAACTCCCTTGTGGGGCGCCGGGTCAGCGAAGCGGGTGTGCTGCGGCCGACGACCCGTACCCCCGTGCTGGTGTGCCACCCCGACGACTGCCACTGGTTCGACGGCGTACGCGTCCTGCCGCAGCTGACACGTGTCTGGATGACGCAACAGGAGGAGGACGGCGCGGCCGGGGCCTGGAGCGGGGACGACGAGAACGCGCTGCGTATCGACACCTCCGTGGCGCTGCCCCGCGGCCTCGCGCTCCTGGACGTGCCGGACATCGACTCGCTCGTCGTGCGGAACCGCGTTCTCGCCGCCGAGTTGATCTGCGCCGCCGACGTGTGGGTGATGGTGACCACCGCGTCCCGGTACGCCGACGCGGTGCCCTGGCATCTGCTCCGTACGGCGAAGGAGTACGACGCCTCGCTCGTGACCGTCCTGGACCGGGTTCCGCACCAGGTGATTGACGAGGTGTCACGTCAGTACGCGGCGCTGCTCACCAAGGCGGGCCTCGGCGACGTACCCCGCTTCACCATCCCGGAACTGCCCGAGTCGGCCGGCGGCGGCAGCGGTCTGCTGCCCACCACGGCCGTCGCGCCGCTGCTCACCTGGCTGACGCACCGGGTGCGGGATCCGGCGGCGCGTCAGCAGGCCGTCGTCCGTACGGCGGCCGGTGTCATCGGCTCGCTCAACGTACGGATGCCCGAACTCGCGGGCGCCGTCGCGGCTCAGTACGCCGCCGCCGTACGCCTCACGGGCGCCGTCGAGGAGGCGTACGCGACAGAGCGCGAGCGGGTGCGCAAGCGGCTCAAGGCCGGGGCCGTGCTCGCGGGGGACGCGCGGACGCGCTGGCGCGGATACCCGAGGGACAGCTCGGCGCGCGAGCTACTCGACTCGCTGGTCGAGAGCCTGGCCGCGCTCCTCCAGTGCGCCGTGGCCGCCGCCGACGAGCAGGTCACCGACGCGTGGCGGCGCGAGCCCGCCGCCGCGGCCGTCCTGACATCCGGGCCGGACCGGGAGGTGTCCGAGCGGATCGGGATGGCCGTACGGCGGTGGCGCCGGGTCCTGGAGGAGCTGGCCGAGGAGGAGGTACGGCTCCTCGAACGCAGCGCCGCGCCCGACCCCGAGACCGTCGCCGCGCTTCTGGGCGCCGTCCTCCTGGGCGGGCACCGCACCCGGGTCGCGGGGGAGCGGCTCGCTGAGCGCATCGGGGCGCAGGGCGCGCTACGGCTGCGCGACAAGGGCGGTGACCTGGTGGCGACGTACATCGACGACGTACTGCACGGAGAACGGGACAGGCGGCTGGCTCCCCTCGACGCGCTCGAAGTGGCGCCGGAGCCGCAGTCGGAACTCATCGCCGCGCTTTCCGTACTGCAGAAGGAGATGTGA
- a CDS encoding YfjP family GTPase, with protein sequence MADATDVTTLADGPGETGSGRTGARPGEAGGTGGADAGGRGRGAGGTGRRWNDGLIARHAAGRKGAAGVAVTVGVEGIDGEDGTAATPADAHQPIGGAYEGPLRVRLDALRELVGLSRTRIEGTTLAEAGRVLDEASTRQRLSSRHTVVAIAGATGSGKSALFNALAEVPISETGLRRPTTSAPIACVWSEGAAGLLDRLAIPGRLRRRPLAGGDGDEELQGLVLVDLPDHDSAVVAHRDQVDRVLALVDAVIWVVDPEKYADAALHERYLRPLAGHAEITFVVLNQIDRLPGEAADQVLDDLRRLLDEDGMALGEHGEPGATVLPISALTGQGVGELRELLGRFVQERNAAARRLSADVDAAASRLRSVYVADGRTGLGERSREEFAERLAWAVGAVATGEAAEREWRRNAGRACGTPWLRLWRWYERTRTPGGGVRRAEVLVEDELTARQRVEQAVRTVSEDAAAGLPRPWAQAVREAAVRGARGLPEALDELAVSAAPPSGRPARPAWWPAAVLAQAAMTLLQIYGGLWLVGQIIGVLQPGIVPPVLVMLAGIVGGPLVEWACAAAARGPARRYGQDAERRLREAAAGCGRAKVLDPISAELMRYREVREQYSTVSGVTR encoded by the coding sequence ATGGCGGACGCGACGGACGTGACGACGCTGGCGGACGGGCCCGGCGAGACCGGTTCGGGGCGGACAGGTGCCCGGCCGGGAGAGGCCGGCGGGACCGGCGGGGCTGACGCGGGTGGCAGGGGCCGTGGTGCGGGCGGTACGGGCCGGCGCTGGAACGACGGGCTGATCGCCCGGCACGCGGCCGGGCGCAAGGGCGCGGCCGGCGTGGCCGTCACCGTCGGCGTCGAGGGGATCGACGGGGAGGACGGAACGGCGGCGACCCCGGCCGATGCCCACCAGCCCATCGGGGGCGCCTACGAAGGCCCGCTACGGGTACGGCTCGACGCCCTGCGCGAGTTGGTGGGGCTGTCCCGGACCCGAATCGAGGGAACCACGCTCGCCGAGGCCGGACGCGTGCTGGACGAGGCCTCCACGCGGCAGCGGCTCTCGTCGCGCCACACCGTCGTCGCCATCGCGGGCGCCACCGGCAGCGGGAAGTCGGCACTGTTCAACGCGCTGGCGGAGGTGCCGATCTCGGAGACGGGGCTGCGCAGGCCGACCACATCCGCGCCCATCGCCTGTGTCTGGTCCGAGGGCGCCGCCGGGCTGCTCGACCGGCTCGCCATCCCTGGGAGGCTGCGTCGCAGGCCCCTCGCGGGCGGCGACGGGGACGAGGAACTGCAGGGTCTCGTCCTGGTCGACCTGCCTGACCACGACTCCGCCGTCGTCGCGCACCGGGACCAGGTCGACCGCGTACTGGCGCTGGTCGACGCGGTCATCTGGGTCGTCGACCCGGAGAAGTACGCCGACGCCGCCCTCCACGAGCGCTACCTGCGACCGCTCGCCGGCCACGCGGAGATCACCTTCGTCGTCCTGAACCAGATCGACCGGCTGCCCGGGGAGGCCGCCGACCAGGTCCTGGACGATCTGCGCAGACTGCTGGACGAGGACGGCATGGCGCTCGGCGAGCACGGCGAGCCGGGCGCCACCGTGCTGCCGATCTCCGCGCTCACCGGGCAGGGCGTGGGCGAACTGCGCGAGCTGCTCGGCCGTTTCGTCCAGGAGCGGAACGCCGCCGCCCGGCGGCTGTCCGCCGACGTGGACGCCGCCGCGTCGCGGCTGCGCTCGGTGTACGTCGCCGACGGACGCACGGGCCTCGGCGAACGCTCCCGCGAGGAGTTCGCCGAGCGGCTCGCGTGGGCGGTGGGCGCGGTGGCCACGGGCGAGGCGGCCGAGCGCGAGTGGCGCCGGAACGCGGGGCGCGCGTGCGGGACGCCGTGGCTGCGGCTGTGGCGCTGGTACGAGCGCACCCGGACGCCCGGCGGCGGCGTGCGGCGCGCCGAGGTGCTCGTGGAGGACGAACTCACCGCCAGGCAGCGGGTCGAGCAGGCTGTCCGTACGGTCTCGGAGGACGCGGCGGCCGGGCTGCCGAGGCCATGGGCCCAGGCGGTGCGCGAGGCGGCGGTACGCGGCGCCAGAGGGCTGCCGGAGGCGCTGGACGAGCTGGCCGTGTCGGCGGCGCCGCCGAGCGGGCGCCCCGCCCGTCCCGCCTGGTGGCCGGCCGCGGTGCTCGCGCAGGCGGCCATGACGCTGCTTCAGATCTACGGCGGGCTCTGGCTGGTCGGCCAGATCATCGGCGTGCTTCAGCCGGGCATCGTCCCGCCCGTGCTGGTGATGCTGGCCGGGATCGTCGGCGGGCCGCTGGTGGAGTGGGCGTGCGCGGCGGCGGCACGGGGCCCGGCGAGACGGTACGGGCAGGACGCCGAGCGGCGGCTGCGCGAGGCGGCGGCCGGGTGCGGGCGGGCGAAGGTGCTCGATCCGATCTCGGCGGAGCTGATGCGGTACCGGGAGGTGCGGGAGCAGTACTCGACGGTGTCCGGCGTGACGAGGTAG
- a CDS encoding single-stranded DNA-binding protein produces the protein MNDTVVTLVGNAATGVEYRETPTGGVARFRFAVTPRRWDRRNSVWTDGSTSFYTVCAWRNLGANLTASVNVGDPLVVHGKLRVRDEAKDGQRRTFVDIDAVSIGHDLTWGTSAFKRVARANPALTERPADASAATSAANSAAASPANAVSGSGAGTDGDTRSVGKPVHTQPWLSEQDGPTTRAGAVAVSAGPL, from the coding sequence ATGAACGACACCGTGGTGACGCTGGTGGGAAACGCGGCGACGGGGGTGGAATACCGGGAAACGCCGACGGGCGGGGTGGCGCGGTTCAGGTTCGCGGTGACTCCGCGCCGGTGGGACCGCCGGAATTCGGTCTGGACGGACGGGAGTACGAGCTTCTACACCGTCTGCGCGTGGCGGAATCTCGGGGCGAATCTCACCGCGTCGGTCAATGTCGGTGATCCGCTGGTCGTGCACGGCAAGCTGCGCGTGCGGGACGAGGCGAAGGACGGGCAGCGCAGGACGTTCGTGGACATCGACGCGGTGTCGATCGGTCACGATCTGACATGGGGGACCTCGGCGTTCAAACGGGTGGCGCGGGCGAACCCGGCGCTGACGGAACGTCCGGCGGACGCCTCGGCAGCGACTTCAGCGGCGAATTCGGCAGCGGCTTCGCCCGCGAACGCCGTCTCGGGGAGCGGTGCCGGTACGGATGGGGACACGCGATCGGTCGGCAAACCGGTGCATACGCAACCGTGGCTGTCCGAACAGGACGGGCCGACGACGCGGGCCGGGGCGGTCGCGGTGTCGGCCGGGCCCCTCTGA
- a CDS encoding Cys-Gln thioester bond-forming surface protein, with protein MLSALSQFFAPTARRRVAARLAVSVVASGLVVAGSLAGAGAAVADDTLQHRGGATATLDGLMTYDKAVLHSDGQTHELPAGLFEMTVDGGGKLKTYCIDIHNPTQDQAKYLETPWAQTSLGANKNAGKIRWILQNSYPQVDDLAALAESAGTGPLTAQTAAAGTQVAIWRHSDNADVDAVDPQAEKLADWLERSADHLGEPKASLTLEPGAVSGRSGERLGPVTVRTDADSVAVSPPADAAAMGIKITDKNGKPVTEAADGAQLFFDIPEDAADGTAALSVQTATSVPVGRAFAGVTKSQTQILAGSSESTVSATATATWAAKGAMPAISAEKNCAKGGVDVTAVNKGDEPFTFTLAGQEYTVEAGKSRIVTVPVAEDQAYDFTITGPGGLAKNFQGVLDCRTSGNPGSPTDGTTTQLAPATAGGTVGTDGLDLAETGASNATPVIAGVAIGLVVLGGAAVFFFRKKDDPSTED; from the coding sequence GTGTTGTCTGCGCTGTCTCAGTTCTTCGCTCCAACCGCTCGTAGGCGGGTCGCCGCCCGTCTGGCCGTCTCGGTCGTCGCCTCGGGCCTCGTCGTGGCCGGCTCCCTGGCCGGCGCGGGTGCGGCCGTGGCCGACGACACCCTCCAGCACCGCGGTGGCGCCACCGCCACGCTCGACGGCCTCATGACGTACGACAAGGCCGTGCTCCACTCGGACGGCCAGACGCACGAACTGCCCGCCGGGCTCTTCGAGATGACCGTGGACGGCGGCGGCAAGCTCAAGACGTACTGCATCGACATCCACAACCCCACCCAGGACCAGGCGAAGTACCTGGAGACCCCCTGGGCCCAGACCTCGCTCGGCGCGAACAAGAACGCCGGGAAGATCCGCTGGATCCTGCAGAACTCCTACCCCCAGGTCGACGATCTCGCGGCTCTCGCCGAGAGCGCGGGCACCGGGCCGCTCACCGCGCAGACGGCCGCCGCCGGTACCCAGGTCGCCATCTGGCGTCACTCCGACAACGCGGACGTCGACGCGGTGGACCCGCAGGCCGAGAAGCTGGCGGACTGGCTGGAGCGGAGCGCCGACCACCTCGGTGAGCCCAAGGCCTCACTCACCCTGGAGCCCGGCGCGGTCTCCGGGCGGAGCGGCGAGCGTCTCGGGCCGGTCACCGTCCGTACCGACGCGGACAGTGTCGCGGTGTCCCCGCCGGCCGACGCCGCCGCCATGGGCATCAAGATCACCGACAAGAACGGCAAGCCCGTCACCGAAGCGGCCGACGGCGCGCAGCTCTTCTTCGACATACCCGAGGACGCCGCCGACGGCACGGCAGCGTTGAGCGTGCAGACAGCCACATCGGTGCCGGTGGGCAGGGCGTTCGCCGGGGTCACCAAGAGCCAGACGCAGATCCTGGCCGGCTCCAGCGAGTCCACGGTCTCGGCCACGGCCACCGCCACCTGGGCCGCGAAGGGCGCGATGCCGGCGATATCCGCCGAGAAGAACTGCGCGAAGGGCGGCGTGGACGTCACGGCCGTCAACAAGGGCGACGAGCCGTTCACCTTCACGCTCGCCGGTCAGGAGTACACGGTCGAGGCGGGCAAGTCCAGGATCGTCACCGTGCCCGTCGCCGAGGACCAGGCGTACGACTTCACGATCACCGGGCCCGGTGGCCTCGCCAAGAACTTCCAGGGCGTTCTCGACTGCCGGACCAGCGGGAACCCCGGTTCGCCGACCGACGGGACCACCACCCAGCTGGCGCCCGCGACGGCGGGCGGCACCGTCGGCACGGACGGGCTCGACCTCGCCGAGACGGGCGCCTCCAACGCCACCCCGGTGATCGCGGGCGTCGCGATCGGGCTGGTCGTGCTGGGCGGCGCGGCGGTCTTCTTCTTCCGTAAGAAGGACGACCCTTCCACCGAGGACTGA
- the ettA gene encoding energy-dependent translational throttle protein EttA: MAEYIYTMRKTRKAHGDKVILDDVTLSFLPGAKIGVVGPNGAGKSTVLKIMAGLEQPSNGDAFLSPGYSVGMLLQEPPLDESKTVLENVQDGAAETMGKLKRFNEVAELMATDYSEALMDEMGKLQEDLDHANAWDLDTQLEQAMDALGCPPGDWAVTNLSGGERRRVALCKLLLEAPDLLLLDEPTNHLDAESVQWLEQHLAKYAGTVVAVTHDRYFLDNVAGWILELDRGRAIGYEGNYSTYLETKQTRLKVEGQKDAKRAKRLKEELEWVRSNAKGRQAKSKARLARYEEMAAEADKMRKLDFEEIQIPPGPRLGSVVVEVEHLNKAFGDKVLIDDLSFSLPRNGIVGVIGPNGAGKTTLFKMIQGLETPDSGDIKVGETVQISYVDQGRANIDPKKSLWAVVSDELDYINVGHVEMPSRAYVSAFGFKGPDQQKPAGVLSGGERNRLNLALTLKQGGNLLLLDEPTNDLDVETLSSLENALLEFSGAAVIISHDRWFLDRVATHILAYEGESKWFWFEGNYESYEKNKVERLGADAARPHRATYKKLTRG, translated from the coding sequence TTGGCTGAGTACATCTACACGATGCGCAAGACGCGCAAGGCGCACGGCGACAAGGTCATCCTCGATGACGTGACGCTGAGCTTCCTGCCCGGTGCGAAGATCGGTGTGGTCGGCCCCAACGGCGCCGGTAAGTCCACCGTGCTGAAGATCATGGCCGGGCTGGAGCAGCCGTCCAACGGCGACGCGTTCCTCTCGCCCGGGTACTCGGTCGGGATGCTGCTCCAGGAGCCGCCGCTGGACGAGAGCAAGACCGTGCTGGAGAACGTCCAGGACGGCGCCGCCGAGACCATGGGCAAGCTGAAGAGGTTCAACGAGGTCGCCGAGCTGATGGCGACCGACTACTCCGAAGCCCTGATGGACGAGATGGGCAAGCTCCAGGAGGACCTCGACCACGCCAACGCGTGGGACCTGGACACCCAGCTGGAGCAGGCCATGGACGCGCTGGGCTGCCCGCCCGGCGACTGGGCCGTCACCAACCTGTCCGGCGGTGAGCGCCGCCGCGTGGCGCTCTGCAAGCTGCTCCTCGAAGCGCCCGACCTGCTGCTGCTGGACGAGCCCACCAACCACCTGGACGCCGAGTCCGTGCAGTGGCTGGAGCAGCACCTCGCCAAGTACGCCGGCACCGTCGTCGCCGTCACCCACGACCGGTATTTCCTCGACAACGTCGCGGGCTGGATCCTGGAGCTCGACCGCGGCCGTGCCATCGGTTACGAGGGCAACTACTCGACGTATCTGGAGACCAAGCAGACCCGTCTGAAGGTCGAGGGCCAGAAGGACGCCAAGCGCGCCAAGCGGCTCAAGGAAGAGCTGGAGTGGGTCCGCTCCAACGCGAAGGGGCGCCAGGCCAAGTCGAAGGCCAGGCTGGCCCGTTACGAGGAGATGGCCGCCGAGGCCGACAAGATGCGGAAGCTGGACTTCGAGGAGATCCAGATCCCGCCGGGGCCGCGGCTGGGCAGTGTCGTGGTCGAGGTCGAGCACCTGAACAAGGCGTTCGGCGACAAGGTCCTGATCGACGACCTGTCCTTCTCGCTGCCGCGCAACGGCATCGTCGGTGTCATCGGCCCCAACGGCGCCGGCAAGACCACGCTCTTCAAGATGATCCAGGGCCTGGAGACGCCGGACTCCGGCGACATCAAGGTCGGCGAGACCGTCCAGATCAGCTACGTCGACCAGGGCCGCGCCAACATCGACCCGAAGAAGTCGCTGTGGGCCGTCGTCTCCGACGAGCTGGACTACATCAACGTCGGGCACGTCGAGATGCCCTCGCGGGCGTACGTCTCCGCGTTCGGCTTCAAGGGTCCGGACCAGCAGAAGCCGGCCGGTGTCCTCTCCGGTGGTGAGCGCAACCGCCTCAACCTGGCGCTGACGCTCAAGCAGGGCGGCAACCTGCTGCTCCTCGACGAACCGACCAACGACCTCGACGTCGAGACGCTGTCGTCGCTGGAGAACGCGCTGCTGGAGTTCTCCGGGGCGGCCGTGATCATCTCCCACGACCGCTGGTTCCTCGACCGCGTCGCCACGCACATCCTGGCGTACGAGGGCGAGTCCAAGTGGTTCTGGTTCGAGGGCAACTACGAGTCGTACGAGAAGAACAAGGTGGAGCGGCTCGGTGCCGACGCCGCCCGGCCCCACCGCGCCACGTACAAGAAGCTGACCCGAGGCTGA
- a CDS encoding acyl-CoA thioesterase, with amino-acid sequence MARHHYSCPMRWSDMDAFGHVNNVVFIRYLEEARIDFMFRLAPGEGSPSFAGGSVVARHEIDYKLPLVHRHEPVTVELWVTKIGAATLTIAYEIKDEDQVYVRASTVVVPYDLEAGRPRRITAEEKSFLVKYLDDAEALAA; translated from the coding sequence ATGGCCCGCCACCACTACAGCTGCCCCATGCGCTGGTCGGACATGGACGCCTTCGGGCACGTCAACAACGTCGTGTTCATCCGCTATCTGGAGGAAGCGCGTATCGACTTCATGTTCCGGCTGGCGCCGGGGGAGGGTTCGCCGTCCTTCGCGGGCGGGTCCGTCGTGGCCCGGCACGAGATCGACTACAAACTGCCGCTGGTCCACCGGCACGAGCCGGTGACCGTCGAGTTGTGGGTGACGAAGATCGGCGCGGCGACGCTCACGATCGCGTACGAGATCAAGGACGAGGACCAGGTGTACGTACGGGCCTCGACGGTCGTCGTGCCGTACGACCTTGAGGCGGGCAGGCCGCGGCGGATCACGGCCGAGGAGAAGTCCTTCCTGGTGAAGTACCTGGACGACGCGGAGGCACTCGCGGCATGA